The genomic segment AGAGTTTTTTTCGATATAGGACTCAACCTGTTGCCAGTATCCCTCATCATCTCGAATGCTTTTACATTGAGCGCAGATGGGTAAAATACCATGTAACTTACTAATCTGGTTATAGGCGGCCTGTAGCTTTTGATTTGATTGCTTGAGCTGTATGTTTGCCGTACGCAGCTCTGAAACCTTACGGGTTAACTGTTGTGCAATATCTGTTGTTGCAATGACAAAAGGGATCACAATCGTGAAAAAACTAAAGCCCAGGTAAAACCAGGAACCTGACTGACTCATATTTAAGTGGTCTGAGATGTTCAGGGAGAAAGGATGGTTGATGGATATATAGCTAATCAAAGACATTAGCAACATAGTATAAATTATGGTTAATAAAACACCCTTCTTGCTCCAAAATAGATTCGATACAAGGATCATGATAAGCAGGGTTCTTTGCAAAGTGACCAGGGTTCCCCAGGCAAAATAGTCAAGGAAGGTAATGATGGTCATAAAGAGCAGTAAACCCATCACTTTGAGATTGTATGGTGATCGCTTGAGGATAGGTAACAGGCAAAGCACAAATATGATAACAGCCATATTCAGGCTGACACCTAAACGAAATCCGATAAATTGACTATAGAGGAGAGTCACAATCAATGCCGGTAACGCCAGGATGCCGCTAAACCAGTACAGTCTGTAGATCAGCGCTTGTTGTATTCTCGTGTGTGTCACTCTTACATTCTCATCATCATAGTCGGCGGGGGATTTCTGTTGCGCGATCCTAGCATGTGGCTCCTACTCAACCGAGTGAATATTCCTGCTAAAGTGATTAATCAGGCATTGGACCTAGGTCTCCAATTGGAGCTTGTGCGAGTTTCAGTCATTGAACTACGCTTTGAATAGATAGGTGTGATGGAGTTAGCGATGGCCCTGTTACCAGTGGAGCAGCCATGAAATATTTCCGTAGTCCCTCAATGGTGACTCGGCTGACATTACTTTCTGTGGTGCTGGTTGCACTACTGTGGTTTCTTGCGGAAAGCATGGCTTTTTATAGCTATAGCAGATTTTATGATGATCAGGATGAGATCACCCTAAGCTACGCCCAAAAAGTGACAGCATTGCGTGCGATGAAGGAGTCGGTTCGCTTTCAGGGGATTGAAACCGATCTGTCACTGTTGGAACGGGAGTGGCGCAGGCAATGGTATGGCAGGGCCCACCTGGAACATACCTTTAGTCCTAATACTCGAACTTATACCTTTTCGCTTAACCAAAAACCGATACCTGAGCAGCTGGTGAGTCGGGCCATACAAGTGATCAAGCATAAGGGTGCGACATCACCCCAAGAGTACCTGGATGGGTTTGTTATTTTTGACCAGGATTGGTTGGCTATCAATACCCTGTTCCCGGATTTGAAAGAATATCTTGCCGATCGAAAAAAAGAGCTGCTGCTACTGGCTAAGGCTAAACCCAATCTCCAAGGGGTTTACTGGGGAACGCCCGTCTTTGACCCCATGTTCAAATTCTGGCGGATCTCGATTGCCAGGAAGGTTGCAGCGCCCGGCGGGAAGTTTGCCCTCATCGGCTACTCTGTGCTACTCAAAGACATGATCCCTGATGATCATGATAAGAATGATCATAGCGTTTTTGTACTGGCAACACGGCAGGGGAAAATACTACCCGTGCTTTCTCATCAGGTTAGCCAGCAGCAGCTTGATCAACTGATGTCGCACCCGGATTCACCCAATAAGAATGCCTGGATGGCGGGTGATTATCTTATCTCTAAGGCAAATTATATTGGCCCACCCTGGATGTTGCTCCATCTGGAGACTCTCAAGGCGATTCATGCTGCGGAATTGCAGAGCCATATGGAGACACTTCCGTTTGCGCTTGGCTCATTGGTTCTGCTGACTCTGATTTTACTGCTGACCCTCAGATACAGCATTGCGGTTCCTCTTCGAAAATTTATCAGGATTATTCGCTCTACCGGTCCTGAAGATTTTGATACCCGATTGCCGGTTCGGGGAGAGGATGAGTTAGGCCAGATCGCGATGGCTTATAATCAGTTACTCTCTGCCATTGAGCTCAACTATCATAGCCTTGAGGATAAGGTAAAACGCCGCACTTTTGAGCTGCAGCAAACCAAAGAGCAGGCTGAGGCGATGGCGCAGCGGCGGAAGCTGCACCTGAGCTTTGCAAGTCACGAGATTAGAACTCCGCTGAATGCGGTGATCGGCATCATGGAGCTTCTGTGTTTGCAAAACCTACCCAAAGAATCGAGGGACTTGGCAAATACGGGCCTGAATTGCTCGGTTTCTCTGCTGGAGATGATTAATAACTTGCTGGATTTTAGCCGAATGGAGGCTGAAAAAGTTGAGCTGTCCCCGGTTACCACGGAGCTACTGGCACTGCTTGAGCAGGTGATGTGGAATATTGCTCCCCAGATGAGTCGTAAGGGACTCAAATTGCAGCTATTGGTAAAAGCGGAGGTACCCTATAGGTTAGAGCTTGATCCGCTCAAGGTTCAGCAGATCCTGGTCAACCTGCTCGGCAATGCGGTCAAGTTTACTGAGCAGGGTGAGGTATCACTGACGGTCGATGCTCGAGGGCATCGGATCTTGTTTCGGGTGGTGGATAGTGGCCCGGGGATCTCTGCTGAGTTGCTCCCGCATATTTTTGAGCCCTTCACCAAGGAGCATGATCAAAGTTCTGGTACAGGGTTGGGATTGTCGATCGCCAGCTCACTTGCAAGCTTGATGGGCGGTGGACTTGAGGTAAGTAGTGAGCCGGGGCAGGGCGCAACTTTTATACTCTCTCTACCTTTAGTTGCCCCTGAATATGAAAAGCTTCCGGGAGGTGATATCAGCGCTCCAGCAGTGTTGCATCCTCAACTTCAAGCCTGGGGTTACCAGTGTGTAGAAGGAGGCGAAACGACAGAGGAATTTCTGATCCCTGAATATAGCTATCAGCCAAATACCTTGTGGAATACTCTTTCAGGAGAGAGCTCTTCAACTCAACCAGCCCCTTCATCGACAGGCCTTATCAAACAGGCGTGGTCACTGCAGGTTCTGGTGACGGATGATATTGAGACCAATCGGGATATCATCCGTAGAATGCTTGAATCCCTTGGCCATCAGGTGACCACGGCATCCAGTGGTGAGGAGGCGTTGGAGCTTTCACAGAGCTGCTTGTTTGATCTGGTATTGATGGATCTCAGGATGCCGGGGATCGGGGGAATAGAGGCATGTCGCCTATGGAAATGTGATGATAGCGAGGCCCTTGATCCTGAATGCCCCATCGTTGCCATTACTGCCAATGTCCTCCCTGAGATTCAACATGATCTTGATGAGGTCGGGATGTTTGATTACCTGTCAAAACCAATCACCATGGATTCACTTTCGGCAATTTTGGATTTGGCGGTGAGCTATCAGCTGGCTCGGGGGGTTCGACTTACTCCTAATCCTAAGTACGATCAGCCGCTACTCGCAGGAGAAGATAACAGTCAAAAGGTTATTGCACAGCTAAGAGTCTTGTTGGGCCAGCTAGAGCAGGCTTTAGAATCTAATGAGAAGCATGAGATTCCTGAGCTCCTGCATGCCATCAAGGGGACTGCAGGCCAGGGGGATTGATGGAGATCCATCAGTATGTGGAGTCTCTGGAATTGAACCTGAAAAGTTCGGGTTTCGTGGATGCGAGAGCTTTATCAGAATTGAGTCTATTACTGGATGAGCTGGAGAGGTGATCGTATAAATACCCCTGTTTTATGCTCCTCCATGAAGTTAAAGTCTATGTTTCCGATAAAATCAGGCATTTGCCTTAATTGCATCAAAAACCTTTTAAAAACAATGATGTAAATGGTGTTTTTTCCACTTAAAATCCATACGATCCTCTGGGGAAAATTT from the Dongshaea marina genome contains:
- a CDS encoding ATP-binding protein; translation: MKYFRSPSMVTRLTLLSVVLVALLWFLAESMAFYSYSRFYDDQDEITLSYAQKVTALRAMKESVRFQGIETDLSLLEREWRRQWYGRAHLEHTFSPNTRTYTFSLNQKPIPEQLVSRAIQVIKHKGATSPQEYLDGFVIFDQDWLAINTLFPDLKEYLADRKKELLLLAKAKPNLQGVYWGTPVFDPMFKFWRISIARKVAAPGGKFALIGYSVLLKDMIPDDHDKNDHSVFVLATRQGKILPVLSHQVSQQQLDQLMSHPDSPNKNAWMAGDYLISKANYIGPPWMLLHLETLKAIHAAELQSHMETLPFALGSLVLLTLILLLTLRYSIAVPLRKFIRIIRSTGPEDFDTRLPVRGEDELGQIAMAYNQLLSAIELNYHSLEDKVKRRTFELQQTKEQAEAMAQRRKLHLSFASHEIRTPLNAVIGIMELLCLQNLPKESRDLANTGLNCSVSLLEMINNLLDFSRMEAEKVELSPVTTELLALLEQVMWNIAPQMSRKGLKLQLLVKAEVPYRLELDPLKVQQILVNLLGNAVKFTEQGEVSLTVDARGHRILFRVVDSGPGISAELLPHIFEPFTKEHDQSSGTGLGLSIASSLASLMGGGLEVSSEPGQGATFILSLPLVAPEYEKLPGGDISAPAVLHPQLQAWGYQCVEGGETTEEFLIPEYSYQPNTLWNTLSGESSSTQPAPSSTGLIKQAWSLQVLVTDDIETNRDIIRRMLESLGHQVTTASSGEEALELSQSCLFDLVLMDLRMPGIGGIEACRLWKCDDSEALDPECPIVAITANVLPEIQHDLDEVGMFDYLSKPITMDSLSAILDLAVSYQLARGVRLTPNPKYDQPLLAGEDNSQKVIAQLRVLLGQLEQALESNEKHEIPELLHAIKGTAGQGD